In Oryzias latipes chromosome 15, ASM223467v1, the sequence ATTTGGCTGGAGAGAAACTGAGTGGATAGGCCTCACACTCGTGTGCTCCGTTCAattgatctttaaaaacatcatCCACTGCTCAGGTGCCCGAAATGTTCTCAGCAATGGAGGGCCCCATCCAGGAATGGCTGACCTGCACCTTTCTGCCACAGGACAGGAGTCCAAAGCTGTTCAGTATCCCACTGTGTGCTTTGTTGATAGTGGAAACGTCTGGGGCTCAGGAGTTTTTGTCACCAAGAAGCTGGTGGTGACTTGTCGCCATGTTGTCAGTGGGAAATCAGCTGTCACCCTGAAGTTCCACCACATGAACAGGTGAGAGCAAATTTAAATATTCAATAATTAAGAAAACTTTGAATTCTGAACATctgtaatgatgtttttgtgttaacAAAAATTGTAGACTGAGGTTTGAAACTTTTTGCTTTTCAAGAGTCTTTGATGTCTCGGGAGATGTCATCTTTTGCACTAAAGCATCATCCCCATATGATTTGGCTCTGATGGAGCTCAGAGTTCCTGTTCCGGAGGCTGTGGTCCCTCGCATGTCACAGAGTTTCAATCCAGGTTTGATTTCAGATGAGGATCATCCTCTTCTTCACATGCTTGCAATTGTTGCCAAAAAACAGATTCTTGTGCTTTTCAGGTGTGCCTGTGCTTGTTGTTGCTTATGGTGGGTTGGGTCGGAGATGTGGGCCATCCCAGACCTGTGGGATCCTCTCCAAAGCCATTTGCTTGAATAACCAGCCTGTCATGCTCCAAACTACATGTGCAGTACAAGCAGGCGCCAGTGGGGGTGCTGTGGTGCAGAAACAAACAGGAGAGCTgctaggtaaaaaaaaatacttcgttTGAACACTAGGGGGCACATGGATATCactgaaaaacacaactttgatCCAAAAGCGTGAAAAATAACAGCTATGTATTATGAGTAGTTGTCAgtgctgtttttacattttgaacaaAGTATACCGTTGTTTTATGCGTTTTAGGGATTGTGTCCAGCAACACAAGAGACCTGGCTGCAAAAGTGACTTACCCACACCTCAATTTTAGCATTCCAGTGACGGTTTTCCAGGCATTGTTGCAGAAATTTCGTCAGACCATGGATATAAATGTGTTCAAGGAGCTGAACACCACAGAAAAGGAAGTCAGACGAGTGTGGAGGCTGCAGGGCCAACAAAGCAAACTTTAACCACAACTATGatgattttaaataatttattaatcCATATTAGtcaatatttgtcattttgcaAACCTAATTCTTTACTACCATAACTTTTTTATAAACAGGCGCAGTTTGACTGAATGTattcagtaaattaaaaaatattagacTTTGGAATAATgcactttaaaataatttgaataaatgtgtATTAATCAGATTTTTGTAGCTTTATGTGTtgtcaaacatgtctgaaaaagCTGTGGGATGTGTGAAACATCAGTACCTACAGTTGTAGCATCAAATATATTTTGGTTCAGCCTCGCTCTGGTGCAGTAAGTTTGTTTTTACCAAACACCGGGAATATTCTGCAGGCTGACATGCTACTAAAAGTGATTGGTCCCTCTGGGTCCCTATAAAAGGCTGCTGTCTGTATCAGGTGTTCAGACATCTGTTGGCAGCCATATCCACTCACACCAAACACATTTGAGGTTTCACCCACAGGGGCATCACTCTTACTGATTTCCATTATCGCAGAAATGTGAAACTGAGAAATTGCATTCCAGAGAATTGGTTACTGTCAGCTTTAACGAGACTAAGACAGGCTTTCTGTGCCTGAACCCTCGCGATTGTAGTACCGGTAATACTGCAGGGCTCCTATTTCACCTTCCCCAAACTGAATAGGTTTGAGTGGAGAGGCTTGAGCAATGTCCCAAGAAGGATGAGCAGAACAATTTCTATAGGTAAGTGCTGCAAGGCAGACTGGGGTCTGGATCTcatttctgcaggtttttccatAGGTATAAGCTCCACTTCACTGCAAAACGAGGTAAGCCGAGAGCAGTAAGCCAACAATAAGATTTGTGCCTCTGCAATCTGTTCCTCAGAGAACAGGTCACACGGAAAGCAGGTTTATGTGTTGGAAacaatagctttttaaattcacGTGCAAAAAATTAGTGGATTTCAGGGACTCTGctgaataaaatgattaaactgtttattttaccTGAGTGAAGTCTCTCCAAGATGTTCACTCCCTCGTGATTGatgtaaaactataaattaAAGTTGAAAGTTTCAGAtgctttgtttgcttttgtccTCTCATCTATCAATGCCTATGATTTATGAAGGATTTGAACTACCATGCTTCCATGTGGCAAATGTATGTACAGCCCTGCAGTCGTGACAAAAACCTGCTATTAACTTTAATGTCTAATTTCTTTGAAAATCCACATCCTCTGATGATTCCTAATGCACTGACATTTCTAGGCACTAATTTTTCctcatacattttttgtttttgtttttacattttgacttaAATATAAAAGGTTGCTATGGAGACCTAACCCTCAAATCCAAATATTCTTATTTAGAAATTAACATAGGTAGCTGTAAATCTATTGTAATGACAGGTATACTTGGATAAGTAACTTTGTGTTTTAAGCTGTCTTAATGaagtaaatgtatgttttaaactCCTTCTATATCAAAGGGCACGTATAAGTGGTTAGAACTTCCTGAAAAGGCTGCCTGGTACATGCTGATACAGGTAAATGGTTTATGCTGCAACGGATTTGCAAGTATTATAGTGCAAACACTCCCTTACCGAGGTTGGTTGTTTCCTGTCAGGTTGATTTTTGTAAGTTTTGCCAATCTTTTTAAACCTTACTTTGTACCATCATTCCTCCCTTCCGCTGCTCTCTCAAAGGTCTTATCAACAAGACCCAAGTTGATATGAAATTTAATCTGcttataaacagttttttagcTGCTCTAATTTGTGAGAATAGCCAATTACAAGTGTCTGTTAAACTGCTATTCTCAGCACACATCTCATTAAAGTTTAATAGTTTTGATTCAGTTGGTGCACGCTTATATTTTtataagcaaaaataaacatataattaaaaaaaagaggccaGACTCTGGTGAATGGTGGCCAGCTGAGCCACAGAGATacctttatttaatttcatttttttattaaacacagTAATTGATCCACATAATGACATGATGCACACTTGTCAGCTAAGCAGTTTCATTCTGCTGTTCTTTCAAGGCATTGACTAGAAGAGGACATTCTGACTTCAGATACACACATTATATTACAAGCTTAAGAGTGATCTGTGAGAAACTTGTTCTTAATAAGTCATTAGGGAGACAGCACTAATGTCACATATGAGCCAAAGCGCATGACATGAAAATCATAAAGTCAAAGggtgttctttttgttttctgactgGGCTTCCTGTCCAACATACTTTCCAACCATAGAGAAAAGCATGTTGGAGCACCGAAATGCACCCAGACTAGCTCAGTTTTTTCAATGCAAGTACATGACGAGTACCTGCAGCTTCTTAAAGCCTCCATTTTGCATCAGCTAAAAACTGCTCAAAGATAGTTCAAAAGACATACAACAAAGAAGAACGAGGAGTCACACGTACGAAGGACAAAAATCTCAACTCCAGACCCATGAAGGGTTAATAGCAATAAATCTCCGCTTCCCTTGATCGTTTTAAGAACATCCTGTAACATTAAATGCTCCCATCTTCAACCTCCCAGCTTATTAAACCCTCTCCCTCACGTTTTCCCTAAGCAAGTGTTGTTCTGAGTGTGAGCTGTTCATCGTGTCCATCTGTCTGCaggatctgtgtgtgtttgttagtgtgtgtgtgttttcaggaCCATCGAAGTGCTCCTGTAGAGAGGTTGGCTTTCACGTTGGGCATTTACCAAATATATCCCCCATCATCCACCTCTCCCacttctccctcctcctcttcagccTCCTCTGCAGTCTCCTCTgcctctttctcctcctcatcctcccatCCGACTCCGCTTCCGAAATCTCCTGAATATGCCATTTCATAATCTGCAAGAGGAGAGAGCAAACATAAAGTAGATTGACCTTGGCTGTCATGTTAAAAACGCAGCTTACATTCCAATAAGAAATGCTGAGGCTAATTtagaaacagtaaaaaagaaaaaaaaaagagggtgaGAACATGTTTGACTTTGGATTTTAATAGCTATTTAAAAACCCTGCCAGGGGAACCATTCTTATCAGGTGCAGGTTCAGTCCAGCCAGCCCTCATTCATCTTGAAAGACTTTTCTCACAGCGACAAGCAGCGCTTTAGAATGCAAATGACTCCAGGCACATAAATGTGCCTCTGGTCCCTGAAGTGAGCTGTGCTGCAGCGGGCCTCAGTATTGAGCAGGAGGAGTATTGAGCATTTTTAGAAAAGGAGGCCTTTTCTGAAAATGCATGTGGAGTTGGAGGAAAGAAGTGGGTTGATATGCATCGGATCCTCTGCTTTTCCTTCACTTTTGTCAGCGCTGAAATTCAGATTCAACAAATTATTTGACTTCTTTTAAGCTTACCACAATTTGGCTTTCCCCGAATCCTCGATCCAGCTATTTCTCCTCCATTCTGATCGACACACCAGCACTCGCCCCTGTCGCACTGCTGCCTCCTGTAGAAGCCATCTTCATTGCAGCTAGGGATGAATCGACCTGCCAATCAAgaacataaagaaagaaataaagccGTTAAGAAACAAATTCTACAGATTTGGTCTGAACTACAAagaaataatttcaataaattcTGTCTAAGATTTGGTGTCACAATGGCACTTATGGacgacaaaaatgcaaaaaaaacatatggCTTAATAGAAAAATTGTCAAAATAGGTCAAATCAGATGACAATGGAATGATCCAAACTATTCAAGCTTAgctaaaaattatatttgtgctctgaaaaatcccttttttctgtaacggctgtggccgtatttggttttggtttatttgtttgttctgtgtttagGCACCCCGAGAAACAGAAGGGGGTGTAACACTTGCATATGGCaccaagaaaaatgtttcaaatgctAATGTATGTAGTACTTCCAGTTTTAACTGATTGGGAGATTACCAATTAGAAATGTTACAATAAGAAATCTACATGACATGAATTTAAAACAGAGCTTTCAGCAAAAAATGGGCTGTTGTAAGCCTGTTATTAATAACTGCAGCTGTAACAGGTTGGCAGATCTGATGGTGTTGAAAAAACCTCTCTGATAAGGTGATTAGAAGAGATCAAGCTTTTTGAAATTCAGTCTTTTCCTGGCAAAAGAAGAGAGTTGGCTCCTTCACCACCTGAAGTTTccaaaggcttaaaaaaaacagctagcATGTTTACTTTGCATTTACTACTTATATGCTTTTTGCTTCAGTAAGGAGTTAAAATTACCCTAAAATAGTTTTGTCACCAAATTGGGTCTTGATATCCGATTTAGCGAATAAATATCCACATTTGGGTTTCTGTCTAACTGTGGTGTAAGAAGTATTCAATTCaagtcaattcaattttatttatatagcccatcttcacaacaacagtcatctcgatgggcttcgtattaTGTAATTGAATAACAAAATATATGGGTGTAAGTATTTTTATGGGATCAAATGTGCTACATTATGGCGTGGATGAGAGTTTACCAGTGTACAGGCATAGAGACAGTATAAAACACAGTTCTGGTCATAAACTgtacattttaataatttagCTGATAGTTTgaatctgcttctgatttattTCTTCTATCTCATTGACTTTTGGTGCTATAATGTGTTTTTCCTCATCGTAAAAAATGATGCTTGTATTGGTAccgttttaaaaatgtttttgattcttGATTCATCACTTGACtgcatacattttatttgaccATAATTATTGATTTGAACGAAGTAAAAGTGGAGCAGAATATAGCATACAAGcaaaatcaaccaataaattGTGAAGTTCAAATCCTACTTGATAAAATTATAAATTGAGCCCTAGTGGCTTGTTTTCTAAACATAGTTAACATATGGATCCATACAAGTTCTGGATTTGAAGGAATAAGATCACAGCATTTATAACCTTATTCTGTAGAGAAGATGTAACATTGCAGCACAATTATAGACTAGCATTCCAAACAGCAAGTAgccaaaatgtacttttattgagaaataaacagctattactcagtcaatatatttgtcaaattaaccattcttgctctgcaacctcttttttttaacatgtttttgctaatcctaactcattttcattatatattttctgttgttattcaatttatgaactgaccaatcagattcctcaataaaggtatgtggtctcacgttgaAAGTTTGAAACGTTTCATTGACAGATTTCCCTGAGCCTGTGTTCAAGAagtaggggtgtggtcttccaacaagctcactcctgattggagagagttgACTTGGACTggtcactgcttactgacgccgtctggttccaacatgacaAAGTCTGTCTTGTTAAataatggcaactgaattgacctATTTTCCTTAGAGCCAgaagtaaatcattttctatgggtgatgtcacacttgcTTGGTCCTGTTCTCTTATACatcaaagaggaaaacaaaacaaatatattaggttttttggggggttaaaATAATATCTAAGCTGTCACTTGCATTTATTGTAGATAAAGCTGAGTGTGTTAGAAGGTTAAAATACTGTGTAGAGAAGAGAAGGATGAGACTAAGAGTGAACAACTATCCAATCTTTCATGGGAACATCTGAGAGTCTCTTAGTGacagccaccccccaccccccatcccaCTATTTTCTGTTCTGTGTCCTTGGACAGTATTGACTCAGAGCACAGTCATGCAGCCAAATCTGCAGTGGGAACGGACACTCGTGCCCACATTCTCATGAcatgtggaaaaaacaaaaccatggtTACAATTTATAAAATGAATACTTACCAAACTTTCTCTTTCCACCATCCAAGACCTGGATCCTCTCCAGTTCAGCCAGGCACGgtggttctttaaaaaaaaaaaaaaaaagtttgcaaatTGTCAACATAATCAAAGATTGTTGTaatctatcttttttttgtttttaaatttgatgtatttttgtcagaaaaaaagtgcatttaaatatctcacactatttattcaatattttcaGTCTAAGTTTTAACATACTTTCTGGAATGCTCTGGATCTCGAGGTCAATTTTATATTCAAATGAAgatgtgtaaataaaaataatacaagatGGCAAAAAACAGTAAAGCAAGCACTTCAGATCAGCAGGAATTTGGCAGTTTAGTGCAAATCATTGCATTAAGGTCCAGAATCCTCTGGAGGCATTTCATCACAGCAATGCCGTCTTTGCTTGGTTTGAGTGAATAACAAGAGATGTTGTCGATTTGTTTCGCTGTGGAAAAAGGCCTGGGGTTTATCTCAGGCGGAGAATCTGGCCGGCAGATATCACAAGGATGTTTTCTATGCATATGAATGACCACTTCACCACATCAAATGACAGGAGGCTGAATAGAAAGATAAATGATTGACTAGAACGGACACGGGAAGCCCAGAGGACCTGGAAATTTAAGTGCCCCccctcaaaaaggaaaaaaaaagaaagaaaaagaaaacatctgttgGAACATGAGAATATGTCGATGCAACCCTCACACTACACCCACTTTCTCGCCAGAAGCAGAGGCACCATTCCGCTGTGGAGACCTTGCCATCCCTGTACGAGTCGCAGGAGTTGAAAAAGGGCCGAATGCAGATCTCATACTTGTCCAGGTTGATGGCAGCCAGCTCGGCCTGATCCAAATACAGGTCATTATTCGTGTCCAGCTTGGAGAACATCCAGCCTATGGAGTCCTTACAGCTGGCCACCAGGCTCCTGTCCAGCACTGCCAAGACAAACACAATAAGCATCAACATCAGGAGGTAGCCGcacaaatgaaaattaaaatcatGCCTGAGTTAGCATGCTGGAAAATATCAGAGGGAATTTATTTACTGAATACGCAGCTGACTTTTTAGAGCAAAAAAGCATCTTATCATcacttaaaaatatgaataaaaaaactctaacaaattgtgttttaattaaaatattggGAACTTGATTCTGCTTTTCAAAACTTCAGAAGGTTTATTTAGGTTTTGTATGTTTCCAAAATGTTcatccaaaaatattttaatgttaacTTGAAGTCTTTATGAAGAATTCTTTTAaacttgatttgaaaaaaagtctaaTTGTTTCTTTGAATGTCAGagattgcaaaaaaataaaaaaactttttgttttttaattttaggttAAACTAAAAGACAGTTTAAGTTTTAAGGGACAATAACTTACGCATTTCCTGTAAGAAAATCTCTGTCTTGAGaacaaataatgaataaaataataagcacagtaaataaataaagcaaatgtttccttttaatAAATACCTGAAACATGATATATTTTATACCAGTGTAATTTAACTATGCATTTGATATAGATGCATAGTGGTTTGGTAATACTGTTCCGGGACTTCATCCATTTGATTgaaatttttctttatattgcTATTCagcctttttatttaatttgttcttttattttcccAATCACGTTTAACTTTGAAAAGGAATAAAAAGTTAAGAGAATAAGCAATGATTCAATTAGGAGCAAAGAAGCAGTGGTGAGTTCTCCATAAAGTACTTTATAGGGCTGCATATCTACCCATGCATCCATAATCTGCTAATATTCTTATGTAATCTGCACAGATAAGGACAAATAAAGCATTAAAGGTCTAAACAGAGgactttgaattattttttctttgcagaagcagcagaagcatttttaaaaatcttgtcTATTAGACCTTAAAACACAGCCCAGGATGAATCCTAACCTGATGTGGTGCTGGATCTGGCCCCAGCCTTACTGTTATTCTGCTTAGCattgctctgcagaagctggaACCAATCCCTCAGACGCTCGCCGAGATCAGACAGATCCTGTCCAGTGCAGCCCTCTGTGTAAACCAGTGTTACAGCTGTTGCAACAATTTGTTCCATTGCAGTTATTTGTATGGATTGTGCAAgtgagaggaaaaaagaggaatCAGATCTAACCATGTTTGCCTTCCTTGGACGTAGGAGCAGCCGTTGGACAAGGACACAGACCTGAACACTTCAGGGTGAGGTCCTTCCCTGTAAGGCACGCCTGCTGCTCCAGCTTGCACTGAaacgcacacacaaaaacccaccGGCATCCCCGACAAGGGGACACAAAGGTGAGGTGAAATGAGTTATTGCCCAAACACAGATCAAATATTCATGAGGCAACTGGAAGGCTTGATTCAAATCTGAGACGTATTTTAAAACGCATCTACCAAACCTTTGCTCACAAACAAGGTCAGGAACAGAAATCCAAAAGATGAAGCATTAATCAATAAACACATAGGACTCTGTCACCACAAGCCACCAATTGGTCCCTCTGAGGTCACATATCACAGCTCTTTGTCTCCATTTTTCCCTTGGGAGTCTCCACACACCATTAAGCCCAGAGTAAGAAAAGTGTCCCTGCAGTATGCATGCAATTTTTGTCACaatacttattttaaaaatctatttatgttttcttactttaaatataaattgtTATTTAATCAGTTTATGTGATGCTGaatcaacaaaaatatttacataatgTTCACAGCATTACCACTGAGGCTGATGTCAATCAATTTCAATACTGTAAAATAATCATCCGCTTCTGTACCTGTTTACAGTTATAGTTTGACAGagcgtaaaaaaacaaaaaaaaagccagacaaTCAgaatggattacataaaatgtaAGTTAAAAAAGCAACTGCACAAATAAATGTCACTTTTCTAGGCAGGAGTTACCTCAGATGATAAAAAATAGGAATAATGTTTGTTGTCAGATAAGTTAAATTGCTTCAGGTTGCAGTTGGGAAAATGGGACTTCAGGTACAAGCCAAGTTTTAAAGGATCATgacactgttgaaaggaaaaaaaggtatttttgatGCAGAGGCATGTctggaaatgttatttttactgtttttatgccATAAATGCAGCACATTTCATGGGAGGTCTGCTGCTGTCTCagtaaaaaagaccaaaactcTACATGACTTATGAATGCGTGCTTATGCTTCACTGCAGTCTAGAACAGTCTGCTTCTAAAAAAGGTTTGATGCATCAGGAAAAGGAAAATCGGACAAAAATGACCCAAAAATAAGCGTGGAAGCATTTGCAGTTTCTTCCTGCAAAACTGCAACACTTTGTATCCAGTTCTAAATGTATTGCTTCTTTTACATAAGGATTTTTACAGATTTACTTGTGTTGCTATACCTTTGAAGCATAGTTGTGACCGTCTGATCCGCACACAGGCCCGGTGGAGGAGATGGGACAGGGCTGACAGTTTCCATCAGGAGAGCGGAGGGCAGGCTGCTTCAGTCTGTGAGACAGCAGAGACGCAAACCCTTCAGCTCACTTTGTCCAGCTGGGACAGCCACTGCAGTGGTAACTCAGACGCAGCAGGTTCAACCTAAGCATGGGAGCATGACGCAAACAGCCTCCTCCATGCTGTCTGAATGTATTAGCTTATCATTAAACAGCGGGAAGTTGAATTGCACCGAtgcacaaaaaaggtttttctattCCCAGACTGGCTTGGAGCAAAACACATCCATGCACCGCCTGTAAACTACATGAGTTGACCGGGTGAGTCTACATGAGgagcatttctttttatctgtGTGTTTGAGGAGTTAGTCAGTTCTTGCTCATGGGCCACAAACACTCACCTGTGTTCAAGCTTCTTACGATTGACACACACAGCTCTCTGGTAGCCCTGGGCAATACACACCTTGTGTCGGCTGCACTTAACCTTTTGACAAGGGTCCTTGGTGGTGTCTACATCTGggagaaaaaactaaattagtCCACATTGCAGAATCCCAACTGGTTCCATTTTTTCTTAGCGCATTGGTCAGTTTTGATTTACCCTCTGCTTGTGTGTATGTCGCTTCTTGAAGCATTATTTGATcaataaaggagaaaaaaatatttgaatgggactttaaataaaaaacaaaaaacagaatgaagCATAATGGgttagtttttggtgttttgtatGTGACTAAACATCTTTGGGATAATTAGCAGCTTCAGCGTATGTGTTTGGAGTGTAACTTGCAGCTGAGATGCACTGACACGCAGAGCGGTTGAGGAAAGACACACCAAGTGCAAACAGATGCTGCACATGAGCTACCTCTTATATTTGGGATATTTTCACCAACATCTGGATGATTTTCTTCATCCGTAATTTCTTGGGTAAGCATGCAGCAAAGAAAACACGCCAATAGTAATGTAATATAAACATCTTGATtatcaaaaattttaaaaacttaatTCCAAACTTGATTCTAAACACTCTACAAACATTGTATCATTGAAGCAGTCTTCATGAAAACAAGTTCTTTTGTGTGATTAAACTGGGTTGAAAATACAAAATCCGTATGTCTGTAAAGTCTAAAACCTAGGGGTAGGCAAAGTTTTTGACTCGTGGGCCTCAAAGGGAAATTTGACAGAAGGGCCAAACCAAAGGGCTGATGCATGCTGTGGAGGGTTGTGGTAATCCAGatcattagaaaaagaaaatatggaatctggatgaaaacatgctttaattttgaa encodes:
- the tysnd1 gene encoding peroxisomal leader peptide-processing protease is translated as MELKDVENCCCVIKVFEAFSDKQHISCSGVLVSPQTGVILSTGIPFSRYIKDQDCLSSDPRFLSPDNFSDKLQIRVSFSSPRDWNQRSREKVPPHSTHRQPQAVSSKLLMLVNCVEFRQAFLEVFPKADLWSFHGDKKEEELARDAQFLSWFAVLKVDLNDSSAGTIPWQKSLSLEKGTPVFACGSPFGSLCLDLFISTLSRGIISNLAGEDNAVILTDARCLPGTEGGGLFVVKGADAASLIGLIVSPFGWRETEWIGLTLVCSVQLIFKNIIHCSGARNVLSNGGPHPGMADLHLSATGQESKAVQYPTVCFVDSGNVWGSGVFVTKKLVVTCRHVVSGKSAVTLKFHHMNRVFDVSGDVIFCTKASSPYDLALMELRVPVPEAVVPRMSQSFNPGVPVLVVAYGGLGRRCGPSQTCGILSKAICLNNQPVMLQTTCAVQAGASGGAVVQKQTGELLGIVSSNTRDLAAKVTYPHLNFSIPVTVFQALLQKFRQTMDINVFKELNTTEKEVRRVWRLQGQQSKL
- the LOC101155377 gene encoding testican-2 isoform X2, producing the protein MVKTSDIVCLLVPLVMLARSSLQAPEEKSGKEAQKAGNFMEDEQWLSTISQYSRKIKHWNRFRDDDYVRTWDENQSSNDNVDTTKDPCQKVKCSRHKVCIAQGYQRAVCVNRKKLEHRLKQPALRSPDGNCQPCPISSTGPVCGSDGHNYASKCKLEQQACLTGKDLTLKCSGLCPCPTAAPTSKEGKHEGCTGQDLSDLGERLRDWFQLLQSNAKQNNSKAGARSSTTSVLDRSLVASCKDSIGWMFSKLDTNNDLYLDQAELAAINLDKYEICIRPFFNSCDSYRDGKVSTAEWCLCFWREKPPCLAELERIQVLDGGKRKFGRFIPSCNEDGFYRRQQCDRGECWCVDQNGGEIAGSRIRGKPNCDYEMAYSGDFGSGVGWEDEEEKEAEETAEEAEEEEGEVGEVDDGGYIW
- the LOC101155377 gene encoding testican-2 isoform X1; this encodes MVKTSDIVCLLVPLVMLARSSLQAPEEKSGKEAQKAGNFMEDEQWLSTISQYSRKIKHWNRFRDEVEDDYVRTWDENQSSNDNVDTTKDPCQKVKCSRHKVCIAQGYQRAVCVNRKKLEHRLKQPALRSPDGNCQPCPISSTGPVCGSDGHNYASKCKLEQQACLTGKDLTLKCSGLCPCPTAAPTSKEGKHEGCTGQDLSDLGERLRDWFQLLQSNAKQNNSKAGARSSTTSVLDRSLVASCKDSIGWMFSKLDTNNDLYLDQAELAAINLDKYEICIRPFFNSCDSYRDGKVSTAEWCLCFWREKPPCLAELERIQVLDGGKRKFGRFIPSCNEDGFYRRQQCDRGECWCVDQNGGEIAGSRIRGKPNCDYEMAYSGDFGSGVGWEDEEEKEAEETAEEAEEEEGEVGEVDDGGYIW